A single window of Marinobacter sp. LA51 DNA harbors:
- a CDS encoding DUF1631 family protein, translating to MDPRERRSSPRKPIKLAAQIDLGRGEAWPCQIADFCAEGLFVRYSAETSRKLDRALADGNPDELVVRFRSLDGRSRHELHVSIVRRIDGAMGVHFTRSAPEAVDAMLQQWGGSRDQDRASLKAPNDRVQYVLHQSAKAVIQFIEPLMDECFAKMVEGLKQAAQRAPNDQQANEFMDASGQLQGRQRVIWHQMARTLESPLKPAPKGFPGSELSVVDKGEFEDWLTIRVMVTKADTQFRGDLLQLKLRLDKLGIANSTGHHNPLGPSLVCEAFHSGLSQLKASREVEKVCLKVFEQTVLTQLGPLYQELNNILIRHGVLPDLDLSKYLSDQATTQPESGPTPAAKATPQPAVQEQEQRTGTNGEKSAEQQKPKPARSRGSRSSGEFRGYAQAAQTAFATVRNLLTTLTASRISRGDPEPLPFPVNARPLSSGELQRELQQLQVAAIEASAAETTLKERVVEKVRASGDSKLDEEQQGTLDVVDRFFRSVVESPKLSEYAQERIRQLEVPVLKVVMRDPAFFDDLDSPVRGVMNRLAQLGTKGGRINPVVQRRVDELIQRITTEFEQDTGVFEQTVQELDSLIDRQNLVYRRNVERVAAAAEGAQKVAESKQAVAQVLDAKLGGRKVPRAVLSLLDGGWRDLLSLTWIRQGPDSQLWHDYLAVIDSLLSFAADPDSTLNLPELLRVIQDGLSSISSNHLPSSQIRDELKQFLVRSPEKAPDLVEVPPAQPEQKTDKVLSEREQRSLQRWINRAQKLRTGDWLRDQDNPDEPQYIRLVWIARGFSRFVFVNHQGMRVVELDLEALARHMRKGIIVPDNQYERPLVDESIDRMVRKVYDQLSWASTHDELTGLLGRREFERMLEQQLARREDERTLVRLDLRRFRLLNDTAGYQAGDATLKQVAELLGRAVEDGMPLARLAGTEFALLVPAEHAQQTALDLIKSVEAAKFEFDGRTYRLSASAGVVAELPGLVSAERWLRASEQALAAAKQEGHGKVSEYALDPDDQSRQEQIAAKVAGLSDLNEERMLLRCQKIIPLHAQAAMAPQYEVLISMYDDTGNLITGRDFVRMAERYDRMQAVDRWVVGHMLDWLRERAPDPRHMGGICINLSGHSLNDQSLLEFIYEKLSEKDAPIERLWFELTEASAINDVEAFADFMLEMKELGCRFCLGNFGSGPSSFQFMRSLPVDLIKIDGSFTSQLSTSETDRAMVKSMVEMAHYMKREVIASQVESRDILDMLTELGVDYAQGFVVEKPRLLTSLT from the coding sequence ATGGATCCGAGAGAACGTCGCAGTAGCCCGCGTAAGCCCATCAAACTGGCAGCCCAGATAGATCTGGGTCGGGGCGAAGCTTGGCCATGCCAGATCGCGGACTTCTGTGCCGAAGGTCTGTTCGTCCGTTATTCAGCCGAAACTTCCCGCAAACTTGATCGTGCCCTGGCCGACGGTAATCCCGACGAGTTGGTAGTGCGTTTCCGGAGTCTGGACGGTCGCAGTCGCCATGAGCTGCACGTCAGTATTGTCCGGCGCATTGATGGCGCCATGGGCGTTCACTTTACCCGCTCTGCGCCCGAGGCAGTCGATGCTATGTTGCAGCAGTGGGGTGGTTCACGGGATCAGGATCGCGCCTCGCTGAAGGCACCTAATGACCGGGTTCAGTATGTCCTGCACCAATCCGCCAAGGCCGTTATCCAGTTCATCGAACCCTTGATGGATGAATGTTTTGCCAAGATGGTCGAGGGTCTGAAGCAAGCCGCCCAGCGGGCGCCCAACGATCAGCAGGCCAACGAATTCATGGATGCCTCGGGCCAGCTCCAGGGGCGTCAGCGGGTGATCTGGCACCAGATGGCACGGACTCTGGAGTCGCCGTTGAAACCGGCACCTAAAGGATTTCCGGGCTCGGAATTGTCGGTGGTCGACAAAGGCGAGTTCGAAGACTGGCTGACCATTCGGGTGATGGTGACCAAGGCCGACACCCAGTTCCGTGGCGACTTGCTGCAGCTGAAACTGCGACTCGACAAGCTCGGCATTGCCAACAGCACTGGTCACCACAATCCGCTGGGTCCGTCCCTGGTCTGTGAAGCTTTCCATAGTGGGCTGAGCCAGTTGAAGGCGTCTCGCGAGGTCGAGAAAGTCTGCCTGAAAGTATTTGAACAGACCGTACTTACGCAGTTGGGGCCGCTCTACCAGGAGCTCAACAACATCCTGATTCGTCACGGTGTGTTGCCGGACCTGGATCTGAGCAAATACCTGAGCGATCAGGCCACCACCCAGCCTGAGTCCGGCCCGACGCCGGCCGCTAAGGCCACGCCGCAGCCCGCCGTTCAGGAACAGGAGCAGCGTACCGGGACGAATGGCGAGAAGAGCGCGGAACAGCAAAAGCCGAAACCTGCTCGTAGCCGGGGCAGTCGCAGCAGCGGCGAATTCCGCGGTTATGCCCAGGCGGCACAAACCGCTTTTGCCACAGTTCGTAATCTGCTGACCACACTGACTGCCAGCCGCATCTCTCGCGGTGACCCGGAGCCATTACCCTTCCCAGTGAACGCCCGGCCGCTGTCCAGTGGCGAATTGCAACGCGAGCTGCAGCAGCTTCAGGTGGCCGCCATTGAGGCGTCGGCAGCCGAGACCACCCTCAAGGAACGGGTGGTGGAGAAGGTTCGTGCCAGTGGCGACAGCAAGTTGGACGAGGAGCAGCAGGGCACTCTGGATGTGGTCGACCGATTTTTCCGGTCGGTGGTGGAAAGCCCGAAGCTGAGTGAATATGCCCAAGAGCGTATCCGGCAACTGGAAGTGCCGGTGCTCAAGGTGGTGATGCGCGATCCGGCGTTTTTTGACGATCTCGACAGCCCGGTGCGGGGCGTGATGAACCGGCTGGCACAGCTTGGAACCAAGGGCGGGCGCATCAATCCGGTGGTGCAGCGGCGGGTGGATGAGTTGATCCAGCGCATTACCACCGAATTCGAACAGGATACCGGGGTGTTCGAGCAGACTGTTCAAGAGCTCGATTCCCTTATTGATCGCCAAAACCTGGTTTACCGACGCAATGTTGAGCGGGTAGCTGCCGCCGCCGAAGGTGCGCAGAAAGTGGCGGAATCCAAGCAGGCAGTTGCCCAGGTGCTGGATGCAAAGCTGGGCGGTCGGAAGGTGCCGAGGGCCGTGCTGAGCCTGCTGGATGGCGGCTGGCGCGACCTGCTGTCGCTGACCTGGATCCGCCAGGGTCCGGATAGCCAGCTTTGGCACGATTACCTGGCGGTGATCGATTCGCTGCTGTCGTTTGCGGCCGATCCGGACAGCACCTTGAACCTGCCAGAGCTACTGCGGGTGATTCAGGACGGTCTGTCGTCGATTTCCAGCAATCACCTGCCGTCGTCGCAGATTCGTGATGAGCTGAAGCAATTCCTGGTGCGCAGCCCGGAAAAGGCGCCAGATCTGGTTGAGGTACCGCCGGCGCAGCCCGAGCAGAAAACCGACAAGGTACTGTCGGAGCGTGAACAACGAAGCCTGCAGCGCTGGATCAACCGGGCCCAGAAGCTGCGGACGGGTGATTGGTTGCGGGATCAGGATAACCCCGATGAGCCGCAGTACATTCGCCTGGTGTGGATTGCCCGTGGGTTCAGTCGGTTCGTGTTTGTGAACCATCAGGGTATGCGGGTGGTGGAATTGGATCTCGAGGCTTTGGCCCGCCACATGCGCAAGGGCATCATCGTGCCGGACAACCAGTACGAACGGCCGCTGGTGGATGAAAGTATCGATCGCATGGTGCGCAAGGTCTACGATCAGTTGTCCTGGGCTTCCACCCACGATGAGCTGACTGGGCTGCTCGGGCGTCGAGAGTTCGAGCGCATGCTGGAGCAGCAGCTAGCTCGCCGCGAAGACGAACGCACGCTGGTTCGGCTGGACCTGCGCCGGTTCCGCCTGCTCAACGATACCGCCGGCTACCAGGCCGGCGACGCAACCCTGAAGCAGGTTGCTGAACTGCTCGGTCGCGCGGTGGAAGACGGTATGCCGCTGGCGCGCCTGGCCGGGACTGAATTTGCCCTGCTGGTGCCGGCGGAGCACGCCCAGCAGACCGCCCTCGATCTGATCAAATCGGTGGAAGCGGCAAAGTTTGAGTTTGACGGCCGGACCTACCGGCTGTCGGCCAGTGCTGGGGTCGTTGCGGAGTTGCCGGGCCTGGTCAGTGCCGAGCGCTGGTTGCGGGCTTCAGAGCAGGCTCTGGCTGCAGCCAAGCAGGAGGGTCACGGTAAAGTGAGCGAGTACGCCCTGGATCCGGACGACCAATCGCGACAGGAACAGATTGCCGCCAAGGTGGCAGGGCTCAGCGATCTCAACGAAGAGCGTATGCTGTTGCGCTGCCAGAAAATCATTCCGCTGCATGCCCAGGCTGCGATGGCGCCTCAGTATGAGGTGCTGATCAGCATGTACGATGACACCGGCAACCTGATCACCGGCCGTGATTTTGTGCGGATGGCCGAGCGGTATGACCGGATGCAGGCAGTGGATCGCTGGGTAGTCGGCCACATGCTGGACTGGTTGCGCGAGCGGGCGCCGGATCCCCGCCACATGGGCGGCATCTGTATCAATCTGTCGGGTCACTCCCTGAACGACCAGTCCCTGCTGGAGTTCATCTACGAAAAACTGAGTGAGAAAGACGCGCCGATCGAGCGGCTCTGGTTCGAGCTGACCGAAGCTTCTGCCATCAACGATGTTGAGGCCTTTGCTGATTTCATGCTGGAAATGAAGGAACTGGGGTGTCGCTTCTGCCTCGGTAACTTCGGCAGTGGTCCCAGCTCGTTCCAGTTTATGCGGTCATTGCCGGTGGATCTGATCAAGATTGACGGTTCGTTCACCAGTCAGCTCAGCACCAGTGAAACCGACCGCGCCATGGTTAAGTCCATGGTAGAAATGGCTCACTACATGAAGCGGGAAGTAATTGCCTCTCAGGTTGAATCCCGCGACATCCTCGATATGCTGACTGAGCTGGGCGTCGATTACGCTCAGGGCTTCGTGGTGGAAAAACCCCGATTGCTCACCAGTCTCACCTGA
- a CDS encoding aminopeptidase, whose amino-acid sequence MKQLSQIYFLLLLIAGVSGCSSIGYYSQAVSGHVSLMMAGEPVDQLIARDTTSAKLKAKLRTSQQARQFARETLSLPVGDAYSEYVTLDHPWVVVNLVAVPEFSLEPHRWCYLVLGCQAYRGYFSLDDARREQAKFDDDQYDTFIGGVTAYSTLGWFDDPLHSGFTNLSDGRMVALIFHELAHQVLYVSDDTTFNESFATAVELEGLKLWSRQNDNPEVFKLARERLHQREQTLTVVRATTEQLETLYQQQGQMPVAVLRQQKETVLGELVQAYLRLSEQWQQPGPFGANPTSLNNANLALFRQYNQYVPGFRQLLLELNHDFPAFYRAVEALSKRPRSERQQTLETMSERFNEDF is encoded by the coding sequence ATGAAACAGCTTAGTCAGATCTACTTCCTATTGCTACTTATAGCCGGTGTTTCCGGATGTTCCAGTATTGGCTATTACAGTCAGGCGGTGTCAGGCCATGTTTCACTGATGATGGCGGGCGAACCGGTCGACCAGCTGATCGCCCGTGACACCACATCGGCGAAACTGAAAGCGAAGTTGAGAACCAGCCAACAGGCCCGGCAGTTTGCCCGCGAAACCCTGAGCCTGCCTGTCGGCGACGCCTATTCCGAGTATGTGACGCTTGATCACCCCTGGGTCGTGGTCAACCTGGTCGCGGTACCGGAATTCTCGCTTGAACCTCACCGCTGGTGCTATCTGGTGCTGGGATGTCAGGCTTACCGGGGTTATTTCAGCCTGGACGACGCGCGGCGGGAACAGGCCAAGTTTGACGATGATCAGTACGACACCTTCATTGGCGGCGTGACCGCCTATTCAACCCTGGGCTGGTTCGACGATCCCCTGCATTCCGGCTTCACCAACCTTAGCGACGGCCGGATGGTGGCACTGATATTTCACGAGCTGGCGCACCAGGTCCTGTACGTCAGTGACGACACCACTTTCAATGAAAGCTTTGCGACCGCAGTGGAGTTGGAGGGCCTGAAACTCTGGTCCAGGCAGAACGACAACCCCGAGGTGTTCAAACTTGCCCGGGAGCGCCTGCACCAACGGGAACAGACCCTGACCGTAGTGCGGGCAACCACCGAACAGCTCGAAACCCTGTACCAGCAGCAAGGGCAGATGCCGGTGGCGGTCCTGCGCCAGCAAAAAGAGACAGTGTTGGGCGAACTGGTGCAGGCCTACCTGCGCTTATCCGAACAGTGGCAGCAACCCGGCCCATTTGGTGCCAACCCCACAAGCCTGAACAACGCCAATCTGGCCCTGTTCCGGCAGTACAACCAGTACGTACCGGGATTCCGTCAACTGCTGCTGGAGTTGAATCACGACTTCCCGGCCTTTTACCGAGCCGTCGAGGCCTTGTCGAAGCGCCCGCGCAGCGAACGTCAGCAGACCCTGGAGACGATGTCAGAGCGGTTTAACGAAGACTTTTGA
- the argA gene encoding amino-acid N-acetyltransferase, which translates to MKSNEWLHGFRHSSPYINAHRGRTVVLTIPGDAIEHGNFINIIHDIALLSSLGVRLVVAFGARPQIQTRLDGAGAESSFAQGLRITPEQQLPMVMEAIGGLRAFLESQLSMGLVNSPMHNARIRVSSGNYVAARPVGVLDGIDFGYTGRVRRVDVAGIEKLLELGHIVLLPPMGYSPTGDAFNLSYEDVGSQVAAALQAEKLLVFIDDQGLLEEDGSLIRELSARQASERLSAGAVTGHDAALLRAACDACVKGVRRAHIISYVNDGALLEEMFTRDGSGTLVSGDNYEQIRQARVEDIGGILELIQPLEEQGVLVRRSREMLETEIDRFVVAERDGTIVGCAALYYYPEEQAGELSCFAVNPSYRRAGRGDDILAMVEKLAKAQGIQNLFVLTTQTEHWFRERGFQISSVQALPGPKLASYNAQRKSKVFVKPL; encoded by the coding sequence TTGAAATCGAACGAATGGCTGCACGGATTCCGCCACTCATCCCCCTACATTAATGCCCATCGCGGCCGTACGGTGGTGTTGACCATTCCCGGAGATGCCATTGAACACGGCAACTTCATCAATATCATCCACGACATCGCGTTGTTGAGCAGTCTTGGGGTGCGATTGGTGGTGGCGTTTGGTGCCCGTCCGCAAATCCAGACCCGCCTTGACGGTGCCGGTGCCGAATCCTCGTTCGCCCAGGGCCTGCGAATCACCCCGGAACAGCAGCTGCCGATGGTGATGGAAGCCATTGGCGGTCTGCGCGCGTTTCTGGAAAGCCAGCTCTCCATGGGGCTGGTGAATTCCCCCATGCACAACGCCCGTATTCGGGTCAGCAGTGGTAACTATGTCGCGGCCCGGCCGGTGGGCGTGCTCGACGGCATCGATTTCGGCTACACCGGCCGGGTCCGGCGGGTGGACGTGGCCGGGATCGAGAAACTGCTGGAGTTGGGGCACATCGTGTTGCTGCCGCCAATGGGCTATTCGCCCACCGGCGATGCTTTCAACCTGTCTTACGAAGACGTTGGCAGCCAGGTGGCGGCGGCCTTGCAGGCCGAAAAGCTACTGGTGTTTATCGACGACCAGGGCTTGCTGGAAGAAGACGGTAGCCTGATCCGTGAACTCTCCGCCCGACAGGCCTCTGAGCGCCTTTCCGCCGGTGCCGTGACCGGCCACGACGCGGCTCTGCTGCGAGCCGCCTGCGATGCCTGTGTGAAAGGCGTTCGGCGCGCCCATATCATCAGCTATGTGAACGACGGCGCCCTGCTGGAAGAAATGTTCACCCGGGACGGCTCGGGCACGCTGGTCAGCGGCGATAACTACGAACAGATCCGGCAGGCCCGGGTTGAAGACATCGGCGGTATCCTGGAGCTGATCCAGCCGCTGGAAGAGCAGGGCGTGCTGGTACGCCGGTCCCGGGAAATGCTGGAAACCGAGATTGACCGGTTTGTGGTCGCCGAACGGGACGGTACCATCGTTGGCTGTGCGGCCCTGTACTACTATCCGGAGGAGCAAGCCGGCGAACTCTCCTGCTTCGCGGTGAACCCGTCCTACCGCCGGGCCGGCCGCGGCGACGATATCCTGGCCATGGTTGAAAAGCTGGCGAAGGCGCAGGGTATCCAAAACCTGTTTGTGCTGACTACGCAGACCGAACACTGGTTCCGGGAGCGGGGCTTTCAGATCTCGTCGGTACAGGCGCTGCCGGGGCCCAAGCTGGCGTCCTACAATGCCCAGCGCAAGTCAAAAGTCTTCGTTAAACCGCTCTGA
- the argE gene encoding acetylornithine deacetylase: protein MSQSEINVASVPGVKDMLTRLISLPSISSASAKWDHSNEAVVRILAEWLEPLGFAVEILEVPGMPGKFNLIATLGSGPGGLVLSGHTDTVPYDDQRWTSDPFTLTERDNRWYGLGTCDMKGFFALAIEAAREFAGSPLKEPLILLATADEESSMNGARALAEAGKPKARYAVIGEPTSLKPVRMHKGIMMERLKFEGQSGHSSNPALGRNALEGMHEALSELLTLRGQWQEQYRNPNFEVQVPTLNLGCIHGGDNPNRICAQCELHFDLRPLPGMDMESLRQAILSKVQPVAERRELTMEFEPLFDGVPPFETPADAALVKACEKLTGHTAHAVAFATEAPWLQKLGLETLVMGPGSIDQAHQPDEYIELAQLEPTIRILKGLIRQFCL from the coding sequence ATGTCGCAGTCTGAAATAAATGTTGCGTCGGTGCCGGGCGTCAAGGACATGTTGACGCGTTTGATCTCCCTGCCTTCCATAAGCAGTGCCTCGGCCAAGTGGGATCACAGCAACGAAGCGGTGGTTCGGATCCTGGCAGAGTGGCTGGAGCCGCTGGGCTTTGCTGTCGAAATCCTGGAAGTGCCGGGCATGCCCGGCAAGTTCAACCTGATTGCCACCCTGGGCAGTGGCCCGGGAGGGTTGGTGCTGTCCGGTCATACCGACACGGTACCCTATGATGACCAGCGCTGGACCAGCGATCCGTTCACCCTGACTGAGCGGGATAACCGTTGGTACGGGTTGGGCACCTGTGACATGAAAGGCTTTTTTGCCCTGGCTATCGAAGCCGCCCGGGAGTTTGCCGGTTCGCCGCTGAAGGAACCTCTGATTCTGCTGGCGACCGCCGATGAGGAAAGCTCCATGAACGGGGCCCGGGCTCTCGCCGAGGCGGGCAAGCCCAAGGCCCGTTACGCGGTGATTGGCGAACCCACCAGCCTGAAGCCGGTGCGTATGCACAAGGGCATCATGATGGAGCGCCTGAAGTTCGAGGGCCAGTCTGGTCACTCCTCGAACCCGGCGCTCGGTCGCAATGCCCTGGAAGGGATGCATGAAGCCCTGTCTGAACTGTTGACTCTGCGCGGTCAGTGGCAGGAGCAGTACCGCAACCCGAACTTCGAGGTTCAGGTGCCAACCCTGAATCTCGGCTGTATTCACGGTGGCGATAACCCCAATCGCATCTGCGCCCAGTGCGAGCTGCATTTCGATCTGCGGCCACTGCCGGGCATGGACATGGAAAGCCTGCGCCAGGCCATTCTCAGCAAGGTTCAGCCGGTAGCCGAGCGCCGCGAGCTGACCATGGAGTTCGAGCCGCTATTCGATGGCGTGCCGCCGTTTGAAACGCCGGCCGATGCTGCCCTGGTAAAGGCCTGCGAGAAACTGACCGGTCATACCGCCCATGCGGTGGCCTTCGCCACTGAGGCGCCCTGGCTGCAAAAACTGGGTCTGGAAACCCTGGTAATGGGCCCTGGCTCCATCGATCAGGCCCACCAGCCTGATGAGTACATTGAGCTGGCCCAGCTGGAGCCGACGATTCGGATCCTAAAGGGTCTGATCAGACAATTCTGCTTGTAA
- a CDS encoding acetylornithine deacetylase, with protein sequence MKRLLKLLVVLGLGGFVVFKAGVWWLTDQRLAEARSALESYGVIERGAISSGIDGRVVLSGSSWQDFRLTRPLEIGRLEFDAGSPLDLASALMDPGTLPNSWTLQADGLGLVLEATMFRNWVTAEGQNSRGEPTLMTLSCAPDPRQQLGSGDLMRMGITALGGEVLIRQRADGVYAELNTAGTGSLELQWPDARIDVIDPERVLDSTAEAMTVTLRDGGLMRRVAAYCAREAGLEPSAWADQTLAAFQQGLKARGLSASRQLLALYRQWLLEGGEMTVAVQPQAPAFGIPIVPVSEEPEGAGWTVAYNGATVPDVFLSEAEPVLAEPDPGAVEPAEQQENPEVQGWYAASVENASQWIGRQVRVTLSNDNVVEGRLVSVSERELEVARVVAGGEVAYPMLARAITGFEVWRRGRKQ encoded by the coding sequence ATGAAGCGCCTGCTGAAACTGCTGGTTGTGCTCGGCCTGGGCGGCTTTGTGGTGTTCAAGGCCGGGGTCTGGTGGTTGACCGACCAGCGTCTGGCCGAGGCCCGGTCCGCTCTGGAGTCGTACGGCGTGATCGAGCGCGGCGCCATCAGTTCGGGCATTGACGGCCGGGTGGTGTTGTCCGGCAGCAGTTGGCAGGATTTCCGGTTGACCCGTCCCCTGGAAATCGGTCGCCTTGAGTTCGATGCTGGATCGCCTCTGGATCTGGCTTCGGCCCTGATGGACCCGGGCACATTGCCGAACAGCTGGACCTTGCAGGCCGACGGGCTGGGGTTGGTACTCGAGGCCACCATGTTCCGCAACTGGGTCACAGCCGAAGGTCAGAACAGCAGGGGTGAGCCCACGCTGATGACCCTGTCCTGCGCGCCGGATCCCCGCCAGCAGCTGGGCAGTGGCGACCTGATGCGTATGGGGATCACCGCATTGGGCGGCGAAGTCCTGATTCGGCAACGCGCCGACGGTGTTTACGCCGAGCTCAACACGGCGGGTACCGGTAGCCTGGAGCTGCAATGGCCCGATGCCCGTATTGATGTGATTGACCCCGAGCGCGTACTCGATAGCACCGCAGAGGCCATGACCGTGACCCTGCGCGATGGTGGTTTGATGCGCCGGGTGGCTGCCTACTGCGCCCGTGAGGCGGGACTGGAGCCCTCAGCCTGGGCCGACCAGACTCTGGCCGCCTTTCAGCAAGGTCTCAAAGCTCGGGGCCTGAGCGCGAGCCGGCAACTGCTGGCGCTGTATCGGCAATGGCTACTGGAAGGCGGCGAAATGACGGTAGCCGTGCAGCCGCAAGCGCCCGCCTTTGGCATCCCGATTGTGCCCGTGAGCGAAGAGCCTGAGGGTGCGGGTTGGACCGTGGCGTATAACGGCGCCACAGTGCCCGATGTGTTCCTGAGTGAAGCCGAACCGGTGCTCGCGGAGCCTGATCCGGGTGCTGTTGAGCCCGCCGAACAGCAGGAGAACCCGGAGGTGCAAGGGTGGTATGCTGCTTCGGTTGAGAATGCCAGTCAGTGGATAGGGCGCCAGGTGCGCGTCACCTTGTCCAATGACAACGTGGTTGAAGGCCGGCTGGTCAGCGTTAGCGAGCGCGAGCTTGAAGTCGCTCGGGTCGTGGCTGGCGGTGAAGTGGCGTATCCAATGCTGGCGCGTGCCATTACCGGTTTTGAGGTGTGGCGTCGCGGCCGCAAACAGTGA
- the argB gene encoding acetylglutamate kinase — MALDRETAMQVASVLSRGLPYIQRFTGKTVVIKYGGNAMENEDLKSSFARDVVLMKLVGINPIVVHGGGPQIGELLERLNIKSRFVNGMRVTDAETMDVVEMVLGGQVNKEIVSLINAQGGTAVGLTGKDANLIRARKLEVVDRSPELERPEIIDIGHVGEVASVNVDVIDMLTRSNVIPVIAPIGVGPDGASYNINADLVAGKVAEAMKAEKLILLTNVSGLKSKDDKVLTGLTAQQVNDLIEDGTIHGGMLPKIRCALNAVENGVRTSHIIDGRVAHACLLEIFTDEGVGTLISRN, encoded by the coding sequence ATGGCGTTGGATCGTGAAACAGCAATGCAGGTAGCTTCGGTTCTGAGCCGGGGCCTGCCGTATATTCAGCGGTTTACCGGTAAGACCGTGGTGATCAAGTACGGCGGCAACGCCATGGAAAATGAAGATTTGAAGAGCAGCTTCGCCCGGGACGTGGTGCTGATGAAGCTGGTGGGAATCAATCCTATTGTGGTGCACGGTGGCGGCCCCCAGATCGGTGAGCTGCTGGAACGCTTGAACATCAAGTCGCGGTTCGTAAACGGCATGCGGGTGACGGATGCTGAAACCATGGACGTGGTCGAGATGGTACTCGGTGGCCAGGTGAACAAGGAAATTGTCTCCCTGATTAACGCCCAGGGTGGCACCGCCGTCGGCCTGACCGGTAAGGATGCCAACCTGATCCGGGCCCGCAAGTTGGAAGTGGTGGACCGCTCACCGGAGCTGGAACGCCCTGAAATCATCGACATCGGTCATGTTGGCGAGGTGGCCAGCGTCAATGTTGATGTTATCGACATGCTGACCCGCAGCAACGTGATCCCAGTGATTGCGCCCATCGGCGTCGGTCCGGATGGTGCCTCTTACAACATCAACGCCGACCTGGTGGCCGGCAAGGTCGCTGAAGCCATGAAGGCCGAGAAACTGATCCTGCTCACCAACGTGTCCGGGCTCAAGAGCAAGGACGACAAGGTGCTCACCGGCCTGACCGCACAGCAGGTCAATGACCTGATTGAAGACGGCACCATTCATGGTGGCATGCTGCCCAAGATTCGCTGCGCCCTGAACGCGGTCGAAAATGGGGTTCGGACTTCGCACATCATTGACGGCCGAGTGGCCCACGCCTGCCTGTTGGAGATCTTTACCGACGAGGGTGTCGGCACCCTGATTTCCCGCAATTAA